The following are encoded together in the Coffea arabica cultivar ET-39 chromosome 1c, Coffea Arabica ET-39 HiFi, whole genome shotgun sequence genome:
- the LOC113742458 gene encoding uncharacterized protein: MSKDINSYDLVPRILRFNEAVRETRGTISETEFIVSDEDVVSINRLNMKQKLAIDIITAYVYNNLKGSFFLDEPGGMGKRFLYKALLADIRSKGFIALATTSSGVAASILPGGRTAHSRFKIPINMDISNMCTVSKQSVLTRLLQQAKLIIWDETPMKHRIGIKEVDKLLRELMDTDDLFGGKVIVFRGDFRQVLSIVTKGSKPDFIQYSTKG; this comes from the coding sequence ATGAGCAAGGATATCAATAGCTATGACTTAGTTCCCCGAATTCTGAGGTTTAATGAAGCAGTTAGAGAAACCAGGGGCACTATAAGTGAGACTGAGTTTATAGTGTCAGATGAAGATGTTGTATCCATTAATCGACTAAATATGAAGCAGAAACTTGCAATCGACATTATTACAGCTTATGTATACAATAATTTGAAAGGATCTTTCTTCTTAGATGAACCAGGAGGGATGGGCAAAAGGTTTTTATATAAAGCTTTATTGGCTGATATCAGATCAAAAGGTTTCATAGCACTAGCTACAACATCCAGTGGAGTTGCAGCATCTATTCTTCCTGGAGGACGAACTGCCCATTCACGCTTCAAAATACCGATCAATATGGACATAAGCAATATGTGTACAGTTAGCAAACAGAGTGTATTAACAAGATTACTTCAACAGGCAAAGCTAATAATATGGGACGAAACTCCAATGAAGCACAGAATAGGAATCAAAGAAGTAGACAAACTACTGAGAGAGTTGATGGACACCGATGATCTTTTTGGAGGCAAAGTCATAGTTTTTAGGGGTGATTTTCGTCAAGTACTTTCAATTGTAACAAAAGGATCGAAGCCTGATTTTATACAGTACTCAACAAAAGGATAA